A portion of the Hoplias malabaricus isolate fHopMal1 chromosome 1, fHopMal1.hap1, whole genome shotgun sequence genome contains these proteins:
- the kcne4 gene encoding potassium voltage-gated channel subfamily E member 4, with protein sequence MSPCASNGTALHSLSLHRLTGSSLSGGNEGNAYLYILIVMSFYGVFLIGIMLGYLRSKRREKRRTNLFRRMLHEKEQREWGAGQKKHSLPLPHFPTPLPLTFNGWNVGIPLESRVLVPLACALCSVEQSSVSSLCSSGDARFTIEEESDSGAEEGLEWRSKGSLTAARGSEPTEHCVGAELEASSSV encoded by the coding sequence ATGTCTCCATGCGCCAGCAACGGCACTGCGCTGCACTCGCTCTCCCTCCACAGGCTCACGGGCTCATCTCTTTCGGGTGGCAATGAGGGGAACGCATACCTCTACATCCTCATTGTCATGTCCTTCTACGGCGTCTTCCTAATCGGGATCATGCTCGGGTATCTGCGCTCCAAACGGCGCGAGAAGAGGAGGACGAACTTGTTCAGGCGCATGCTGCACGAGAAGGAGCAGCGGGAATGGGGCGCTGGACAGAAGAAGCACAGCCTGCCTCTGCCTCACTTCCCGACGCCACTGCCGTTAACGTTTAACGGGTGGAACGTGGGCATTCCGCTGGAGTCTCGGGTCCTCGTGCCTTTAGCGTGCGCGCTGTGCTCAGTTGAACAGAGCAGCGTGAGTTCCCTGTGCTCGTCCGGAGACGCGCGCTTCACTATCGAGGAGGAGTCGGACAGCGGCGCTGAGGAGGGACTGGAGTGGCGCTCCAAGGGAAGCCTCACAGCTGCCCGTGGTTCTGAACCCACAGAGCACTGTGTCGGTGCAGAACTAGAAGCCAGTTCGTCTGTTTAA
- the dhrs12la gene encoding DHRS-12_like_SDR_c-like domain-containing protein isoform X2 has product MSLYRNSAWFLKGLTEFTKGGFNVASKSFSEKDIEVSVAGRSFMITGANSGIGKSTALAIAKKGGLIHMVCRNKDKAEEARAEIVKESGNKEIYVHILDLSETKKVWEFAEAFKKKYKTLSVLINNAGCMMTKREVNAEGLEKSFAVNSLAMYILIKSLIPLLEKSPDPRVITVTSGGMLVQKLRAGNLQSQRGRYDGTMVYAQNKGRGGSRAYLESSGARREYTLEGTPVLHRATQTFTHTYGHFRVTNPPATCVFGLWEETGAPGGNPRGHGGSWTIFTDFHEL; this is encoded by the exons ATGTCTCTGTACCGGAACTCAGCATGGTTCCTCAAAGGACTCACCGAATTTACCAA GGGAGGATTTAATGTAGCATCTAAGAGCTTTTCTGAGAAAGATATAGAAGTGTCTGTGGCAGGCCGATCCTTCATGATCACAGGAGCTAATAGTGGCATTGGCAAATCCACAGCTTTGGCCATTGCAAAAAAAG GTGGTTTGATCCACATGGTCTGCAGAAACAAGGACAAGGCAGAGGAAGCCAGAGCTGAAATAGTCAAGGAGTCTGGAAACAAA GAAATCTACGTGCACATACTGGACTTGTCTGAGACCAAGAAAGTGTGGGAGTTCGCTGAGGCCTTCAAgaagaaatataaaacactCAGTGTTCTG ATCAATAACGCAGGCTGTATGATGACCAAGAGAGAGGTGAATGCAGAGGGCTTGGAGAAGAGTTTTGCCGTCAACTCTCTCG CCATGTACATCCTCATTAAGAGTCTCATTCCACTGCTGGAGAAGAGCCCTGACCCCAGAGTG ATCACAGTGACATCAGGGGGGATGCTAGTACAAAAACTACGTGCAGGAAACCTTCAGTCCCAGAGAGGGAGATATGATGGCACCATGGTGTATGCCCAAAACAAG ggtcgcggggggtccagagcctacctggaatcatcgggcgcaaggcgggaatacaccctggaggggacgccagtccttcacagggcaacacagacattcactcacacctacggacactttcgagtcaccaatccacctgcaacgtgtgtttttggactgtgggaggaaaccggagcacccggaggaaacccacgcggacacgggggcAGTTGGACTATTTTTACTGATTTTCATGAGCTATAA